ATCCATAAACTGTGGATGAATCGACCGTGCCGCCTTTGGTTGCGCTGATGCGACCGGAACCGGGCTCCGGCGCTGTAAACGAATTCACGTTGAACGTATCGATATGGCTGACAACCGAGCCGAGTTCCTGAATTTGTAAAACATAATCATCGCGACCGTGACCGGATTCCCGGGAATTGGTTACCAGAATATTCCGGGCGATTGTACCGCGATTGTTTTTCACAAACATCATCCGGGTTGCGCTGGCGTTGACGGTCAGGTTTTCGAATAATGCGTAAGCATCTTGGGTGCTGGTGTCCAGATCTGCATAAAAACGGATGCACTCGGCATCGATATTTGTGAATGTGCAGTTGCGAACAATCAGCGAATCGAGTGCGCGATCGATGGGATATTTTTCCGTTTCGGAGATGCGGATCGCTTCGTATCCGGTGTTGGCGAACGAGCAATCTTCGATGCGAATCGTTCCGGCATCCACGCCTGTCAAAAAGTAAAATCCGTGACCATCTTTCGATAAGTCTTTGTCTTCATAAAAGTTAACGAAATCGCAATTGCGAATGGTTACGTTTAAACCGACTTTCGGCTGCGGGAATCCGTCCGGACCTTCGCCGACGCGAATGGCGTATTTCATGCCGTGGGTTGCCGGGTGTCCGCCATCAAAAATGACACCTTCCACAACAAAATCATTGTGAACGCGGAAAATTTCCAACTGGGTGCCGTTGGCGTCGCTGTGGGTGAGGATGGGTTTATTGGTCAATCCCGGTGCCGCAACAATGGTTAACGGGTGTTTAACTTGAAAATAAACCGTATCGGTGGTGGTGTACACGCCGCCATCGGTCACCAAAACCAACGAATCGATCATATTGTTGAACGCAAAATCCATAGCCAATTTGAAATCGAACTGATCGTCCACTTCAATTTTGCTGGCGAATAGCGGGTTTGCAAACATCAGCAGTATCATGCTGATAAAACCTGTTATCGCTAATTTCTTCATAATGCCTCCTGGTTTATTAAATGTGAGTAGATACAATTCATGAATTGTATCTACCATTATCATGAATTGTATCTACCATTATCATGAATTGTATCTACCATTATCATAAATTGCATTTACCCATTGCTGTTACAATCAAAATTGATACGCGTAACCGAGATAAAAATTATTCAACGATTCCTGCACATAATTGGTGTTGCTGTAATAGGAATCGTGGTAGCGCAGCCGGCGCCATTCGTATGCTGCGTCGATGCGACCGAGATTCCACAATTTCAAACTGGCGCCGAAAGAATAGCTATCCGATGCGGGACCTTCGTCGTCGAAAGCTGCGCCGTCGGGAACAAACGTTACCGGCAAGCTGCGATAGCCACCCATCACCGAGAGAAATTCCGTCGCGCGATATTCGATGCCAAATCGCAGTGCCCGGTAATCTGCCCATTTCTGGAACAATGAGTCCATCGGCTGGCTGGTCATCCGGTAATCGGCATCGCCGTATGGCGCGATATCGATGTCCATCGCAAAAGTAAAATTATCCACCGGCGTAACACTCAGCCCGAGCTGGAAAGTTGCCGGAACATCAATTTCATCGGTGCCACTGCTGTTAGTTGTGGTTGCTGTGCCAATTCCGCTGTTCACAGTTTCGTTGGTTGACGCTAATTGCCAGTCCCGCGCAATGGTGTAGGGCAGCCCGATTTTGGCACCAACGTTAAATCGCTGGAATTTCAACAACATGCCCAAATCAAAACGGGTTGCGCTAAAATCAGATTTTCCAGTGGTTTGTGTGGTGAGCGTATCGTATGAAAACCGGAATTTATTGTTACCGACCAGATCAAAATATCCCACTTTGTCGAGCAATTGGCGGTCGTCGGTTTCGGCAGACATGACGTTTACGGCAACGCCCAGTTCCAGCATTTTGAACGCCTGAACCGCAACCGCGCCGTTGATGTTGGTAACATTTCCGTCCCGTTCGCGCAAAAAGCGATGCCAGTTAAAGCTGACCGTATCCGTTGTGGTACCAACCGGCGGATTGCCGTAGAGATTGAAACCGATATGCGGATCGAGATAGGTATCGTTGCGATCGAAATCGTCGATCAGAATATTTTGCGAATATCCCGCAGCGACAACCAGTTGACGTCCGCCCAATGCGAATGGCATTGCCGCCATCACATTATTCAAGCCGGATTCGCTGAGTTTTTGTTTCCAGTCCGCAGCTTCGTCGCTGAAAGGATCGAGCCCCATATCCGGTTCGCGGATCTCGTACGTCACCGAATCGAAACCGAGCGTTCCGGCCAATTCGTGATCCCACATGCCGTTGTATCGCGCTTCGGGCGTGTACAGCCCTTCCAGATAAAACGGCAGCGTTTGGTAAATGCGGTTGGGGCGATATTCCTGATTTTCCTGCCAACTCCGGCTTTGGGATATCGAACCGATGGAAAGCTGCAACGAAGTGATGCCTGCCAAACCGGCCGGATTACGGAACAGATTGCCCAAATCACCGGAAAGCGCGGTAGTTGCACCGCCCATCGCCATGGCTTTGACACCCACATCCT
The window above is part of the Calditrichia bacterium genome. Proteins encoded here:
- a CDS encoding T9SS type A sorting domain-containing protein, producing the protein MKKLAITGFISMILLMFANPLFASKIEVDDQFDFKLAMDFAFNNMIDSLVLVTDGGVYTTTDTVYFQVKHPLTIVAAPGLTNKPILTHSDANGTQLEIFRVHNDFVVEGVIFDGGHPATHGMKYAIRVGEGPDGFPQPKVGLNVTIRNCDFVNFYEDKDLSKDGHGFYFLTGVDAGTIRIEDCSFANTGYEAIRISETEKYPIDRALDSLIVRNCTFTNIDAECIRFYADLDTSTQDAYALFENLTVNASATRMMFVKNNRGTIARNILVTNSRESGHGRDDYVLQIQELGSVVSHIDTFNVNSFTAPEPGSGRISATKGGTVDSSTVYGYDPNYADPGNLDYTLANNSQVCNKGFGGVAISDQRWAGNCDAVGIDDDRFNTPVEFYLRQNYPNPFNPGTVISYFLPKNGAVVLRVFDITGAEVTTLVNEIQSAGEQQVTFDASGLTSGVYFYRLDVNGVTSETRKMMLLK
- a CDS encoding outer membrane protein transport protein, encoding MNKQVFIVLATLLVTVSLFAQRRGDQLAFQGLATPQDVGVKAMAMGGATTALSGDLGNLFRNPAGLAGITSLQLSIGSISQSRSWQENQEYRPNRIYQTLPFYLEGLYTPEARYNGMWDHELAGTLGFDSVTYEIREPDMGLDPFSDEAADWKQKLSESGLNNVMAAMPFALGGRQLVVAAGYSQNILIDDFDRNDTYLDPHIGFNLYGNPPVGTTTDTVSFNWHRFLRERDGNVTNINGAVAVQAFKMLELGVAVNVMSAETDDRQLLDKVGYFDLVGNNKFRFSYDTLTTQTTGKSDFSATRFDLGMLLKFQRFNVGAKIGLPYTIARDWQLASTNETVNSGIGTATTTNSSGTDEIDVPATFQLGLSVTPVDNFTFAMDIDIAPYGDADYRMTSQPMDSLFQKWADYRALRFGIEYRATEFLSVMGGYRSLPVTFVPDGAAFDDEGPASDSYSFGASLKLWNLGRIDAAYEWRRLRYHDSYYSNTNYVQESLNNFYLGYAYQF